CGTCGACACCAGCTGTAAATTGCCAGCCCCGCGCTTCGCGTGTCGCCACCTGCGAGGTTAATCGGATTGTGTGAATCATTTGATGGCCGTAGGTCTCGTAAAACCAGCGAATGTCGTTTTTACGCCGTATATCGCTGACAATCACATAGTCAATCGACTCTAGTGGTGCCTTCTTCATTGCTGCGCGGCAAAAGAAGCCGTAATCCTTGCTGCGGACCTCATCACTCCATAGAATCATATCTCTTCTATACTGTTCCTTATATGGTCCATCGCTGAGCATAGCATTGATATctagttttagtttttctgCCCATTCCCTTTTAATGGGTTCGGAAATGCGCACAATTATCGCCCGATTCGCCAACCTGTTGACAACGTATATAAAGAGTTTACACTATGGAGTCAAGATCTATCAATTCATATAGCTTGCCTATTAAGTAATCTTTCGGATATGAAATCTTTGCCACATTTTCGTTTGCCACTTATTAACAAAATCTTGCGcatattttcaaaactttCACTTTTGTCTGTGCAAGTTTAAAACTTGAGAATGTCCGGCTCAATGATGTTTGCTGCTTATATTCACAGTTGAGTCTGGGTTAAAGTCATTAGCTCATTGTAGTTATGTTAATTTGGCAgacaattgttttttgtttcttagaATAATTGTTTACGAATTGCTCTCGGTTGCTCACTGCATGAATTATCGTTACGACACCAGTTATCGATAACGGCTAGTTTGAATGCACTTATCACTTTCATCCTGACActcaataaaattgaagaaaatgataatatataacaaagttattatttaaatttactttattggactccataatatttatagaaaatgtGTATATCTAGGGTTACCATGATTAATCACTGAATGATATCGATATCATCGATAACGACAGTACCGCGCGCATTTGAATGATCCAttttatatacacaaaaattactttttctatacaactttttatttgtacaAAAGTCATTAGTGTAGACGTTGACCATTATGTGTATCTGTA
This DNA window, taken from Drosophila nasuta strain 15112-1781.00 chromosome 2L, ASM2355853v1, whole genome shotgun sequence, encodes the following:
- the LOC132798625 gene encoding phosphomevalonate kinase, with product MRKILLISGKRKCGKDFISERLLNRLANRAIIVRISEPIKREWAEKLKLDINAMLSDGPYKEQYRRDMILWSDEVRSKDYGFFCRAAMKKAPLESIDYVIVSDIRRKNDIRWFYETYGHQMIHTIRLTSQVATREARGWQFTAGVDDVPSECDLDDSIFDLELENDSEDKSGEKLIERLMTNLQLN